AAAAATCATCATAGCCGCCGATAAACCCAAAAAAAATAGTAGTGGCTAATAAGATTAGCGTGAAAGGATGCTTTAAATCCATCCAGAGAAAGAGGGAAAGCAGCATGCAAGCTATAATTAAAAGGCCGCCCATCGTAGGCGTGTCTTGTTTTTTATGATGCAATTGCCCAAGAAGCGGACAATCTTCTTTCCTGATCGGTTGTCCAAGCTTCAACGAATAAAGCAATTTTATAAAATAAGGCCCTATAAATATGCTTACTAAAAGTGATGTCATGGCAGCAAGCATCATTCTTGTCGAATAATATAAAAAAACTTGGGGTGTTATAAAATGAAACCACTCTTCAAATCGCTGCATTAAATAAAAAAACATTCCAACCTTTGAGCCTTTTAAGGATGAAAAGAAAGCCTTTTTTTAACTTACTTATTGTAATTCTATAATTTATAAAAAAGTTCTTATTGGCTTCTCTTACCTATTTTGTTGGAATAAAGATAATTTTCTCTCGAGTTAAAAACAAGACTCAATCCCATTTTGAGAGCGAAATTTCATGTATTTAATAAGACGACAGACTTCTTTTAAAAGAAGTCTAATATAAGAGCTTCTTTACGATTGTCCTAAATTAGGAAGCTATGTTTAGCTTGACGCTTTAACCCAAAAGAAAAAAATGAAGCATTTTCTAAATTCCACAATACTATCCACCGGATTTGCCATGTTTTCCATGTTTTTTGGAGCAGGCAATGTGGTATTTCCTTTAGCTTTAGGCCAAATTGCTCAGGATAAAACTATCTTTGCTATCATTGGGTTATTATTTAGCGCCGTTGCCGTTCCTTTTCTTGGCTTGATTACCATGATTTTGTTTGACGGAAACTATCGTGCATTTTTTTCAAGAATCGGTGAAATGCCGGGGTTTATCGTTTCTTGCATTATCATGGGACTGATTGGTCCTTTTGGAGCCATTCCCCGATGCATTTCGCTATCGCATTCCACTTTGTCGATGTTTCTAAATGATGGCGGCATCTCTCTCCCCCTATTTAGTTTGCTCTCTTGCGTTATTATCTTTTTATTCACCTTTAGACCGGGACGCATTCTCGACCTACTAGGCTATGTCCTCACTCCCTTTCTTTTATTATCTCTTGGAATCATCATAATTAAAGGCATGATGTCAACTAAAACAATGCATTCAAGCACCCTTGGAGATATTAATTCTTTTCTTTTCGGTTTCAAAGAAGGGTATCAAACTATGGACTTGCTTGGCGCTTTCTTTTTTTCCTCGGTCGTGCTTTTGGGACTTAAAAATGATTTTGAACCAAAATCAAAGAGTGATTTTAAAAGGCTGACTTTACTTGCCATAAAAGCAAGCCTTGTAGGCGCCTTTCTGTTAGCCATCATTTATATCGGGTTTAGTTTTGTGGCAGCTTACTATTCGGATTCTTTAACTCTAGTTTCCCAAGATAAGTTAATCGGAGCTATTGCACTTCAAGTGCTTGGTCCCTACGCCGGTATTACAACCTCCGTTGCTGTGGCTTTAGCTTGTTTAACGACAGCTATTGCTCTAACCAATGTTTTTGCTGAATTTTTACACAAAGATATTTCAAAAAAGAAATTGAGTTATTTCACTTCTCTTTTAATTACACTCGCTGTCACCTTTATTGTCTCTACTCTTGATTTTAACGGGATTGTTAAATTCTTAAGCCCCATTTTACAGGTTTTCTATCCCTCCCTTATTTTACTCACGCTTCTTAACCTTCTCTATAAACTCTATGGGATAACTCTTGTAAAAGGCCCGGTCCTTGCTCTATTTTTATTAACTTTAATTTTTGAAATGTACCCTTTCATATCCTCAATTTTTTAAATATTGTTATTATTTTTTATAATAGTTAAATTATTATCCTTAATTTTTATTAGGATAATTATAAATGGAAGATCTGCACGGTATTTTTGGTTTCTCGTCCCCTACTTATTCTGTCGAAGACTTCGAATATTCTCCAATAGAATATTCTCAAAAAGTAGAGGACATCGCCGCAGTGGCTTACGGCTCTCTTTATCAAATAGAGGAATTAAATAACCCTTCTCCCTCTTTAGACGGTCGAGCTGTTAAGCAAAGAACTTACGCGTTACCCAAAAATACTATTGAGCTTCAAAGCCTGTATAATTCTCTTTCAATAGAAGAGAAGAAAAAATTCACAGAAACCCTACACTATTTATTCAACTATTATGAAAAATGGGTTCAGGAAGAGGATAGCAAAGTATCTATTTTCAATTCGATTCAGGCTCATGGAGGAACTTTAGCTTTCTCGCTTGACTCACCTTTTATAGAGGATTTACTTGAGCCGCTTGCTCAAACCTTTAAAGAAAAAGACCACCCTCTTATCGATTCAGCCTACACCTTTTTCTTGCGCTGCGTCCTTCGAATCTCAAATGCTCCCTTCCCGGTTTATTCCTATAGAGATCAAAACCTAGACTTTTTAAAAAGCATTTCGCCGTCTTTTGCCGAAATAGTTGACAGAATCAGTCAGGAAAACGAATTTCCACGTTGTGAAAAAGATTATTTTAATGAGGATCATGCCATAGCAATGCGCCTTTTATTAAAGAAAAATATTATCTTTTTTAAAAATAACCTTCATGCCCTTCTTCAACCAAGAGTTGAGGGTCAAGCAAAACTCTTAAAAGATACGGTAGTCACTGTTTGTCTTTTAAAAAAGTGTGCTTCTCGAAACGCGGATTATCATAAAGTGACAAAAGAAAAAAATACCGTAGACATTTATTCAGACAATTTTTTTGTTGCATTTGATGAAAATGGCTTTCCTTCTTCGTTTAAACATTTCAATGGCAACAATAATTTTATTAGGAAGCATCTTTCAAAGCATTCCCTTTTAGAGATAGATAGATTAAGCAAGA
This genomic window from Criblamydia sequanensis CRIB-18 contains:
- the brnQ gene encoding branched-chain amino acid transport system II carrier protein, which gives rise to MKHFLNSTILSTGFAMFSMFFGAGNVVFPLALGQIAQDKTIFAIIGLLFSAVAVPFLGLITMILFDGNYRAFFSRIGEMPGFIVSCIIMGLIGPFGAIPRCISLSHSTLSMFLNDGGISLPLFSLLSCVIIFLFTFRPGRILDLLGYVLTPFLLLSLGIIIIKGMMSTKTMHSSTLGDINSFLFGFKEGYQTMDLLGAFFFSSVVLLGLKNDFEPKSKSDFKRLTLLAIKASLVGAFLLAIIYIGFSFVAAYYSDSLTLVSQDKLIGAIALQVLGPYAGITTSVAVALACLTTAIALTNVFAEFLHKDISKKKLSYFTSLLITLAVTFIVSTLDFNGIVKFLSPILQVFYPSLILLTLLNLLYKLYGITLVKGPVLALFLLTLIFEMYPFISSIF